One part of the Hirundo rustica isolate bHirRus1 chromosome 11, bHirRus1.pri.v3, whole genome shotgun sequence genome encodes these proteins:
- the ZNF821 gene encoding zinc finger protein 821 isoform X2 produces MKGTAGEQVFAGLEEQARQAMMKNNFPGTLGDQRPTIRPLQEPDSSSSGSDDEETTQDEVSSHTSEEDGSMVKVKKELENAERPVAGTPLMRENEVPESLNPEPMLGLSQCPLCQLECGSRDQLIAHVYQHTGAVVSAKSYLCPVCGRALSSPGSLGRHLLIHSEDQLSNCAVCGARFTSHATFNSEKLPEVLSVDRLPAPQSQGPSSAEGKDVAFCTPVYPAGILLVCNNCAAYRKLLEAQTPGIRKWALRRQNEPLEVRLQRLERERTAKKSRRDNETPEEREVRRMRDREAKRLQRMQETDEQRARRLQRDREAMRLKRANETPEKRQARLIREREAKRLKRRLEKMDMMLRAQFGQDPSAMAALAAEMNFFQLPVSNVELESQLLGKMTFDEQSNSALH; encoded by the exons ATGAAAGGGACAGCAG GGGAGCAAGTCTTTGCAGGACTGGAAGAGCAAGCCCGCCAAGCCATGATGAAAAACAACTTTCCTGGAACTCTTGGGGACCAAAGACCAACGATCCGTCCACTGCAAGAGCCTGACTCCAGCAGCA GTGGCAGCGATGATGAGGAAACCACTCAGGATGAAGTTTCTTCCCATACGTCTGAGGAAGATGGCTCAATGGTGAAAGTGAAGAAGGAATTGGAAAATGCAGAACGACCTGTGGCTGGAACCCCATTGATGAGAGAAAATGAG GTGCCTGAGAGTTTGAACCCTGAGCCCATGCTGGGACTGTCACAATGCCCCCTCTGCCAGCTGGAGTGTGGAAGCAGAGATCAACTCATTGCACACGTGTACCAG CACACTGGAGCGGTGGTGAGTGCCAAGAGCTACCTGTGTCCTGTGTGTGGCAGAGCCCTCAGCTCCCCAGGATCCCTTGGGAGACATCTCCTGATCCACTCAGAGGACCAGCTGTCCAACTGTGCAGTTTGTGGAGCACGCTTCACCAGCCATGCCACCTTCAACAG tgagaagctgccagaggTGCTCAGTGTGGATCGGCTGCCAGCACCACAGAGCCAGGGCCCCTCCAGCGCTGAGGGCAAGGATGTTGCCTTTTGCACCCCTGTGTATCCTGCTGGCATCCTCCTGGTGTGCAACAACTGCGCAGCATACCGTAAGCTGCTTGAGGCACAGACCCCCGGCATACGCAAGTGGGCCCTGCGGCGCCAGAATGAGCCCCTGGAAGTGCGGTTGCAGCGCCTGGAGCGCGAGCGCACAGCCAAGAAGAGCCGGCGGGACAACGAGACACCTGAGGAACGGGAAGTGAGGCGCATGCGGGATCGGGAAGCCAAGCGGCTGCAGCGCATGCAGGAGACAGATGAGCAGCGGGCACGGCGGCTGCAGAGGGACCGGGAAGCCATGCGCCTGAAACGCGCCAACGAGACCCCTGAGAAGCGACAAGCCCGCCTCATCCGGGAGCGTGAGGCCAAGAGGCTCAAGCGGCGCCTGGAGAAAATGGATATGATGCTCCGGGCACAGTTTGGCCAGGACCCCTCTGCCATGGCCGCTTTGGCAGCTGAGATGAACTTTTTTCAATTGCCAGTGAGCAATGTGGAGCTGGAGAGCCAGCTACTGGGCAAAATGACCTTTGATGAACAGAGCAACAGTGCGTTGCACTAA
- the ZNF821 gene encoding zinc finger protein 821 isoform X1 produces MSRRKQTTPNKVHWEQVFAGLEEQARQAMMKNNFPGTLGDQRPTIRPLQEPDSSSSGSDDEETTQDEVSSHTSEEDGSMVKVKKELENAERPVAGTPLMRENEVPESLNPEPMLGLSQCPLCQLECGSRDQLIAHVYQHTGAVVSAKSYLCPVCGRALSSPGSLGRHLLIHSEDQLSNCAVCGARFTSHATFNSEKLPEVLSVDRLPAPQSQGPSSAEGKDVAFCTPVYPAGILLVCNNCAAYRKLLEAQTPGIRKWALRRQNEPLEVRLQRLERERTAKKSRRDNETPEEREVRRMRDREAKRLQRMQETDEQRARRLQRDREAMRLKRANETPEKRQARLIREREAKRLKRRLEKMDMMLRAQFGQDPSAMAALAAEMNFFQLPVSNVELESQLLGKMTFDEQSNSALH; encoded by the exons ATGTCCCGTCGGAAACAGACCACTCCTAACAAAGTTCACT GGGAGCAAGTCTTTGCAGGACTGGAAGAGCAAGCCCGCCAAGCCATGATGAAAAACAACTTTCCTGGAACTCTTGGGGACCAAAGACCAACGATCCGTCCACTGCAAGAGCCTGACTCCAGCAGCA GTGGCAGCGATGATGAGGAAACCACTCAGGATGAAGTTTCTTCCCATACGTCTGAGGAAGATGGCTCAATGGTGAAAGTGAAGAAGGAATTGGAAAATGCAGAACGACCTGTGGCTGGAACCCCATTGATGAGAGAAAATGAG GTGCCTGAGAGTTTGAACCCTGAGCCCATGCTGGGACTGTCACAATGCCCCCTCTGCCAGCTGGAGTGTGGAAGCAGAGATCAACTCATTGCACACGTGTACCAG CACACTGGAGCGGTGGTGAGTGCCAAGAGCTACCTGTGTCCTGTGTGTGGCAGAGCCCTCAGCTCCCCAGGATCCCTTGGGAGACATCTCCTGATCCACTCAGAGGACCAGCTGTCCAACTGTGCAGTTTGTGGAGCACGCTTCACCAGCCATGCCACCTTCAACAG tgagaagctgccagaggTGCTCAGTGTGGATCGGCTGCCAGCACCACAGAGCCAGGGCCCCTCCAGCGCTGAGGGCAAGGATGTTGCCTTTTGCACCCCTGTGTATCCTGCTGGCATCCTCCTGGTGTGCAACAACTGCGCAGCATACCGTAAGCTGCTTGAGGCACAGACCCCCGGCATACGCAAGTGGGCCCTGCGGCGCCAGAATGAGCCCCTGGAAGTGCGGTTGCAGCGCCTGGAGCGCGAGCGCACAGCCAAGAAGAGCCGGCGGGACAACGAGACACCTGAGGAACGGGAAGTGAGGCGCATGCGGGATCGGGAAGCCAAGCGGCTGCAGCGCATGCAGGAGACAGATGAGCAGCGGGCACGGCGGCTGCAGAGGGACCGGGAAGCCATGCGCCTGAAACGCGCCAACGAGACCCCTGAGAAGCGACAAGCCCGCCTCATCCGGGAGCGTGAGGCCAAGAGGCTCAAGCGGCGCCTGGAGAAAATGGATATGATGCTCCGGGCACAGTTTGGCCAGGACCCCTCTGCCATGGCCGCTTTGGCAGCTGAGATGAACTTTTTTCAATTGCCAGTGAGCAATGTGGAGCTGGAGAGCCAGCTACTGGGCAAAATGACCTTTGATGAACAGAGCAACAGTGCGTTGCACTAA